The following nucleotide sequence is from Thermogemmata fonticola.
CGCGGCAGGGACACCGGAGCGGTTTTGTTGCCGAAGACGCTCGGCGGTGCGGCCTCCCCGAGCCGTTTCTTCAATTCGCCTTCCAGACGGACGATCTGGTCTCGCAAGGTCTGGGCGCGTTCAAAGTCCAGCACTTTGGCGGCTTCGAGCATCTCCTGGTGAAGCTGCTGGATGAATTCGTAGGTGACGTAATCCTCTCCCGCGGAGGAACCGACAGCGGCTTCCTGGGCGATCTTGTGGGCTTCGATGATCTCCTCGATGGCGTTGCGGATGGCCGACTGCACGGTGCGGGGTGTGATGTTGTGCTGGCGGTTGTAGGCCAGTTGCAGTTCTCGGCGGCGCTGGGTTTCCTCTACGGCCCGGCGCATGGATTCGGTCACGCTGTCGGCGTAGAGGATCACCTCGGCGTTGACGTTGCGGGCCGCCCGCCCGATCGTCTGGATCAGCGACTTTTCCGATCGTAGGAACCCTTCCTTGTCAGCGTCGAGAATGGCGACCAGAGAAACTTCCGGCAGGTCGAGTCCTTCACGCAGTAGATTGACCCCGATGAGGACATCGAAGTGTCCCTCCCGCAGTTCGCGGAGGATTTGGATGCGTTCGATGGCATCGAGTTCGGAGTGAAGCCATTTGCAGCGCAGGCCTTGATCGCGGAAGTAGGTGGTCAGGTCTTCGGCGAGGCGTTTGGTCAGGACGGTGACGAGGGTGCGTTCTCCACGGGCGATGCGGCGGCGGATTTGCTCTTCCAGGTCCTGGACCTGGCCGCGGGCTGGCTTGATGTGGATGAGGGGATCGACCAGGCCGGTGGGGCGGATGATCTGCTCGACAACGGCACCGCCGGTGCGCTCGAGTTCGTAGGGTCCCGGCGTGGCAGACAGGCACAGTACCCGGCGCATGCGGGCCTCGAATTCCTCGAAGCGCAGCGGACGATTGTCCAACGCACTCGGCAGGCGGAAGCCGTGCTCCACCAGCGTTTCCTTGCGGCTGCGGTCCCCGTGATACATTCCCCGCACCTGCGGGATGGTCACATGCGATTCGTCGATGATCAGCAGGTAATCTTCGGGGAAGAAGTCGATGAGGGTGTAAGGCGGCTCGCCGGGCTTTCGGCCGGAAAAATAACGGGCGTAGTTTTCGATGCCGGAACAATAGCCGACCTCGCGGAGCAGAT
It contains:
- the uvrB gene encoding excinuclease ABC subunit UvrB, yielding MAARFQLVTPYPPAGDQPKAIRELCENFDRGCPFQVLLGATGTGKTFTAAHVIAHLQRPTLVLAHNKTLAAQLFKEFKGFFPHNAVHYFVSYYDYYQPEAYIPQRDIYIEKDASINENIDRLRLAATTALVSREDVIIVASVSCIYGLGSPSDYKRMTVYLRRGEWIEREELLVRLVDIQYQRNDVAFERGRFRVRGDTIDVWPASEEVAYRIELFGDEIDTLAIIHPLTGEVLHSLDELAIYPARHFVTPEDRLRLAIAGIEEELQQRYAELKGQGKLLEAERLRARTRYDLDLLREVGYCSGIENYARYFSGRKPGEPPYTLIDFFPEDYLLIIDESHVTIPQVRGMYHGDRSRKETLVEHGFRLPSALDNRPLRFEEFEARMRRVLCLSATPGPYELERTGGAVVEQIIRPTGLVDPLIHIKPARGQVQDLEEQIRRRIARGERTLVTVLTKRLAEDLTTYFRDQGLRCKWLHSELDAIERIQILRELREGHFDVLIGVNLLREGLDLPEVSLVAILDADKEGFLRSEKSLIQTIGRAARNVNAEVILYADSVTESMRRAVEETQRRRELQLAYNRQHNITPRTVQSAIRNAIEEIIEAHKIAQEAAVGSSAGEDYVTYEFIQQLHQEMLEAAKVLDFERAQTLRDQIVRLEGELKKRLGEAAPPSVFGNKTAPVSLPRKRSARSRRRSG